A window of Caldicellulosiruptoraceae bacterium PP1 contains these coding sequences:
- a CDS encoding carbohydrate ABC transporter permease, giving the protein MFRRNRKDDLNAYIFVGPFLILFVIFIVLPVIAAILLSFTYFNTIEAPKFIGLKNYINLFTQDDIFMLHVLPNTFKFALITGPGGYLLSFWLAWMLAQVAKNARSVFTLAIYSPSMTASVAMAVVWLVLFSGDRTGYLNSFLLKIGFINSPIQWTQDPSFLMPAMIIITLWNSMGVGFLAMLAGILNINPELYEAGYIDGIKNRLYEVYYITIPSMKPQMLFGAVMSIVGTFQAGAIGVQLSGSNPTPQYAGQLIINHIEDYGFIRYEMGYASAISVVLLIIVYSVSKFFWRLFGEGDE; this is encoded by the coding sequence TTGTTTAGACGAAATAGAAAAGATGATTTGAATGCTTATATATTTGTTGGTCCATTTTTAATATTATTTGTAATCTTTATTGTATTACCTGTTATTGCTGCTATATTATTATCATTTACTTATTTTAATACAATAGAGGCTCCCAAATTTATTGGTCTTAAAAACTATATAAACCTTTTTACACAAGATGATATTTTTATGTTGCATGTACTACCTAATACATTTAAATTTGCATTAATCACTGGACCTGGTGGATATTTGCTTTCATTCTGGCTTGCTTGGATGCTTGCTCAGGTTGCCAAAAATGCCAGAAGTGTTTTTACACTTGCAATATATTCACCTTCAATGACTGCCTCTGTTGCAATGGCAGTTGTTTGGCTTGTACTTTTTAGTGGTGATAGAACTGGCTATCTAAATAGCTTTTTATTAAAGATAGGGTTTATTAATTCACCAATTCAATGGACACAGGATCCAAGCTTTTTGATGCCAGCCATGATAATTATTACATTATGGAATAGTATGGGTGTAGGTTTTTTAGCTATGCTTGCAGGTATATTAAATATAAACCCTGAACTATATGAGGCTGGGTATATCGATGGAATAAAAAATAGACTTTATGAAGTTTATTATATAACAATACCATCTATGAAACCTCAAATGCTTTTTGGTGCTGTTATGAGTATTGTTGGAACTTTCCAAGCAGGAGCAATTGGTGTTCAGTTATCAGGTTCCAACCCGACACCTCAATATGCAGGACAATTAATTATAAATCATATTGAGGATTATGGATTTATAAGATACGAGATGGGGTATGCATCAGCTATTTCAGTTGTTTTATTGATTATAGTATATAGTGTTTCAAAGTTTTTCTGGAGACTATTCGGAGAAGGTGATGAATAG
- a CDS encoding extracellular solute-binding protein yields MKQKLIVITILISMLLNIFFVTAFAAGSNDDVDSLLNSILGDSPTKTETKNNVEKKETEKNIVIKRVIEDNYSTVIKKWEKEGKNDYKGKEIVVDFNNLVNSDKVTILDKENCFGYIDKAILFDEKAKEVEFQVDIDEDALYTIAVDYYPLEQSIIPIERSIQINNQYQYYESRRIVLDKTWKDKDSKFAKDSLGNEIQPEQNMIKKWQTKTIYEASLLYDSPLKFHLNKGKNTIKFIYIRNDMLLGRIYLKPVEEASDYKEYLKTINQNKKDNNKVQIKIEAEHPTYRSVPSIQPYPDNNPKVTPYRYGVLTLNTIGGQSWENGGDAVTYTFNVEDEGLYNIAIKYVQQQKINLPSYRMILIDNKVPFSELKRYPFFYTTNWKMETLSENNEPYLIYLSKGIHTITLIANPSPYQEVIETIRKIMNDINNLSLEIKMATGNTQDFNRDWDLSSQIPDLIPRLKNIVKELKDKYSILKKLSNNKEGDARNLIICTNQLEDILKNPDDIAYKIDSITTDQGSLMSILGDMLIKLPDQPLQIDKIYIYKNVKLQNENANVLEKLKASFVNFFLTFIRDYNQIGKNEKNSIQIWVNRPRQYVTLMQQMADQYFTTKTGIKVTMSLMPDEGKLVLANAAKKNPDIAMSISNWLPFNLALRNALYNLSEFSDFNQVTKDLTKGALLPFYYDGNCYAVPETQNFWVLFYRKDILDALKIDVPQTWEDVIKILPTLQRYGMNFYVPLSGTGGFKPFYATLPFIYQAGGRLYSDNGVTTEIDSEQSLNGFKLMTKLFTVYNLPLQVPNFYNHFRQGMLPIGVADFNTYIQLSAAAPELSGWWKIAPMPGIRNENGEIIRYAPGTGQAVVIFKNSQKKKEAWEFIKWWLSTDIQKRFGNLVETIYGSEYKWNTSNVEAFKELQWPKEDLDVILEQWKWLKDVIHFPGDYMLEREISNAWNKIVFDGANYRDAVESAVIETNREFAKKLEEFGFMSNGKLIKKYKFIDR; encoded by the coding sequence ATGAAGCAAAAATTAATTGTGATAACTATTTTAATTTCAATGCTATTAAATATATTCTTTGTTACAGCATTTGCAGCAGGCTCAAATGATGATGTAGACAGTTTATTAAATAGTATTTTAGGAGATTCACCAACAAAAACCGAAACAAAAAATAATGTTGAAAAGAAAGAAACTGAAAAAAACATAGTAATCAAAAGGGTTATTGAGGATAATTATAGTACTGTTATTAAAAAATGGGAAAAAGAAGGTAAAAATGATTATAAAGGAAAAGAGATTGTTGTTGATTTTAATAACTTAGTTAACAGTGATAAGGTTACTATTTTAGATAAAGAAAACTGTTTTGGGTATATTGACAAAGCTATTTTATTTGATGAAAAGGCAAAAGAAGTTGAATTCCAAGTTGATATAGATGAAGATGCTTTATATACAATTGCAGTTGATTATTACCCATTAGAACAATCAATAATTCCAATAGAAAGGTCAATTCAAATAAATAACCAATACCAATACTATGAATCAAGAAGGATAGTTTTAGACAAGACATGGAAAGACAAAGATTCTAAATTTGCAAAAGATTCATTAGGTAATGAGATTCAACCAGAACAAAATATGATAAAAAAATGGCAAACAAAAACTATTTACGAAGCTTCATTATTATATGATTCCCCATTAAAATTTCATTTAAATAAAGGAAAGAATACAATTAAATTTATATATATTCGAAATGATATGCTTCTTGGTAGGATTTATCTAAAGCCAGTAGAAGAAGCATCTGATTACAAAGAATACTTAAAGACTATAAATCAGAATAAAAAAGATAATAATAAGGTTCAAATTAAAATAGAGGCTGAACATCCAACATATAGATCTGTTCCATCTATTCAGCCATATCCTGATAATAACCCAAAAGTTACTCCTTATAGATATGGTGTATTAACTTTAAATACAATTGGTGGACAATCATGGGAAAATGGTGGAGATGCTGTTACATATACTTTTAATGTAGAAGATGAAGGGCTTTATAATATTGCAATAAAGTATGTTCAACAACAAAAGATAAATTTACCTTCATATCGAATGATTTTAATTGATAATAAAGTTCCATTTAGTGAACTTAAAAGATATCCATTTTTTTATACCACTAATTGGAAAATGGAAACTCTGTCAGAAAATAATGAGCCTTATTTGATATATCTTTCTAAAGGTATTCATACAATAACACTTATTGCAAACCCTTCACCTTACCAAGAAGTTATTGAGACAATAAGAAAGATAATGAACGATATCAATAATTTATCATTAGAAATAAAAATGGCAACTGGCAATACACAAGATTTTAATAGAGATTGGGATTTATCAAGCCAAATACCAGATTTAATACCAAGATTAAAAAATATAGTAAAAGAATTAAAGGATAAATATAGTATTTTAAAGAAATTGAGTAACAATAAAGAAGGGGATGCAAGGAATCTTATTATATGTACTAACCAGCTTGAAGATATTTTGAAAAATCCTGATGATATAGCTTATAAAATTGATTCTATAACAACAGATCAGGGATCATTGATGTCTATTTTAGGAGACATGTTAATTAAACTACCAGATCAACCATTACAAATAGATAAAATATACATTTACAAAAATGTTAAGTTACAAAATGAGAATGCAAATGTATTGGAAAAATTAAAAGCATCATTTGTAAATTTCTTTCTAACATTTATAAGAGATTACAATCAGATAGGTAAGAATGAAAAGAATTCTATTCAAATATGGGTTAACCGCCCAAGACAATATGTAACATTAATGCAGCAAATGGCAGACCAATATTTTACTACAAAGACTGGAATAAAAGTAACAATGTCACTTATGCCCGACGAAGGAAAGCTTGTCTTAGCTAATGCTGCTAAGAAGAATCCTGATATCGCTATGTCTATTAGCAACTGGCTACCATTTAATCTTGCTTTAAGAAATGCCCTATATAATTTAAGTGAATTTAGTGATTTTAATCAAGTTACAAAGGACTTAACTAAAGGTGCACTTCTTCCTTTTTATTATGATGGCAATTGTTATGCTGTGCCTGAAACTCAGAATTTTTGGGTGTTATTTTATAGAAAAGATATTTTAGATGCATTGAAAATAGATGTACCACAAACTTGGGAAGATGTAATAAAGATTCTACCAACACTTCAACGCTATGGAATGAATTTCTACGTACCTCTGTCTGGGACAGGTGGTTTTAAACCATTTTACGCTACTTTACCTTTTATATATCAGGCAGGAGGAAGATTGTACAGTGACAATGGAGTTACAACAGAAATAGATTCAGAACAATCGTTAAATGGATTTAAACTTATGACTAAACTATTTACAGTTTACAATTTACCTTTACAGGTTCCAAATTTTTATAACCACTTTAGACAGGGCATGTTACCAATAGGTGTTGCAGATTTTAACACATATATTCAACTTTCAGCAGCAGCACCCGAACTTTCAGGATGGTGGAAAATAGCTCCTATGCCAGGAATACGAAATGAGAACGGTGAAATTATTAGGTATGCACCTGGTACAGGTCAAGCTGTTGTTATATTTAAAAATAGCCAAAAGAAAAAGGAAGCTTGGGAATTTATAAAATGGTGGTTATCTACTGATATTCAAAAAAGATTTGGTAACCTTGTTGAAACAATTTATGGTTCTGAATATAAATGGAATACCTCAAATGTTGAAGCATTTAAAGAACTTCAATGGCCTAAGGAAGATTTAGATGTTATTCTTGAACAATGGAAATGGTTAAAAGATGTTATTCATTTTCCAGGGGACTATATGCTTGAAAGAGAAATAAGTAATGCTTGGAACAAAATAGTGTTTGATGGTGCAAATTATCGAGATGCAGTTGAAAGTGCAGTAATCGAGACAAATAGAGAGTTTGCTAAAAAACTAGAGGAATTTGGATTTATGTCAAATGGTAAGCTAATTAAAAAATATAAATTTATTGATAGATAA